A window of the Oryza brachyantha chromosome 5, ObraRS2, whole genome shotgun sequence genome harbors these coding sequences:
- the LOC102709563 gene encoding AB hydrolase superfamily protein YfhM-like yields MATTEPQQIEHVHLPVRGLTLHVAQAGKGELGTVVFLHGFPEIWYSWRHQMLAVAAAGYRTVAPDWRGYGLSDQPPEPEAAEYDDLIEDLLGILDALAVPKAFLVGKDFGAMPAYDFALRHPNRTCGVMCLGIPLGTAGLSFNTLPEGFYILRWAQPGRAEADFGKYDVKRVVRTIYILFSRSEIPIAKEDQEIMDLADLSTPLPQWFTEEDLSVYSSLYEKSGFRYPLQMPYRSMHQRKAIGDSKFQVPVFVVMGENDYVFKFPGIESIMKDGIMEKHAPDLKITYIPEGGHFVQEQFPDLVNELLLGFLKDHPNI; encoded by the exons ATGGCCACCACGGAGCCGCAGCAGATCGAGCACGTCCACCTCCCCGTGCGGGGGCTCACCCTCCACGTCGCGCAGGCCGGCAAAG GGGAGCTCGGGACGGTGGTGTTCCTGCACGGGTTCCCGGAGATATGGTACTCGTGGCGCCACCAGATgctggccgtcgccgccgcgggttACCGCACCGTCGCGCCGGACTGGCGCGGGTACGGGCTCTCGGACcagccgccggagccggaggcggcggagtaCGACGACCTGATTGAGGATCTCCTCGGCATCCTCGACGCCCTCGCCGTGCCCAAG GCATTCCTTGTCGGAAAGGATTTTGGAGCCATGCCAGCTTATGATTTTGCTCTCCGTCACCCAAACCGCACATGTGGTGTGATGTGTTTGGGCATCCCTCTCGGTACCGCTGGTTTGTCCTTCAACACATTACCAGAAGGATTCTATATTTTACGTTGGGCG CAACCAGGAAGAGCAGAGGCTGACTTTGGCAAGTATGATGTCAAGAGAGTTGTACGCACCATCTACATACTCTTCTCTAGAAGTGAAATCCCTATAGCTAAGGAAGATCAAGAGATCATGGATCTTGCAGACTTGTCAACACCCCTTCCACAGTGGTTTACCGAGGAGGATCTTTCTGTCTACTCATCCCTCTACGAGAAGTCTGGCTTTCGATATCCGCTACAAATGCCATACAG GTCTATGCATCAGAGGAAAGCAATTGGTGATTCAAAATTCCAAGTCCCGGTGTTTGTTGTCATGGGGGAGAATGATTATGTCTTCAAGTTTCCTGGTATTGAGTCTATTATGAAAGACGGTATTATGGAGAAGCATGCACCAGACCTAAAGATCACCTACATCCCTGAAGGGGGCCATTTTGTGCAGGAGCAATTCCCAGACTTGGTGAATGAGCTCCTGCTCGGCTTCTTGAAAGACCATCCTAATATTTAG